Proteins encoded within one genomic window of Dyadobacter chenhuakuii:
- a CDS encoding LVIVD repeat-containing protein, with the protein MKKIAPFLFAGLAILGLVLILTGCEDGGNDSALNPQTGSGGSMARFAITGNTLYIVTKQSLEVYDIENGANPVKAVKKDMGVGIETIFPYRDNLYIGAMDGMYIFNNTDPRNPVLESKFQHIQSCDPVVVQGKYAYVTLRSGVTCRAQNSVSSLDVVDVSDPSAPKMVHTQRMTSPYGLGVSGNRLFVCEGSVGLTVLDITDPTKPVFKETMGDLPAYDIIVRNKHLIVTGEKGLFQYKHDNADNIEFLSKIPVL; encoded by the coding sequence ATGAAAAAAATTGCTCCATTTTTATTTGCAGGACTCGCTATTCTTGGATTAGTGCTGATCCTGACCGGCTGCGAGGATGGCGGGAACGATTCCGCATTGAACCCGCAAACAGGCTCCGGCGGTTCGATGGCGCGGTTCGCGATAACAGGAAATACGTTGTACATCGTTACTAAGCAATCGCTCGAAGTGTATGACATTGAAAATGGGGCGAATCCGGTCAAAGCGGTAAAAAAGGATATGGGCGTTGGAATAGAAACCATATTTCCCTACCGCGACAACCTTTATATAGGAGCCATGGACGGCATGTATATTTTCAACAACACCGATCCACGGAACCCCGTGTTAGAGAGCAAATTTCAGCATATCCAATCATGCGATCCGGTGGTGGTGCAGGGAAAATACGCGTATGTAACATTGCGCAGCGGTGTTACTTGCCGGGCACAAAATTCAGTCAGCTCGCTTGACGTCGTGGATGTGAGTGACCCGTCCGCGCCGAAAATGGTCCACACACAGCGAATGACCTCGCCTTACGGCCTGGGTGTCTCGGGAAACAGATTGTTTGTGTGCGAGGGAAGCGTCGGGCTGACCGTGCTGGATATCACCGATCCTACCAAGCCGGTTTTTAAAGAGACAATGGGAGATCTGCCAGCTTACGATATCATTGTCAGGAATAAGCATTTGATTGTTACTGGCGAAAAAGGCCTTTTCCAATACAAGCACGACAATGCGGACAATATCGAATTTTTAAGCAAAATCCCTGTCCTATGA
- a CDS encoding AraC family transcriptional regulator, with amino-acid sequence MKPTIAVLPFANLSYDPEEEYFSDGVTEEIINVLSRVPGLQVAGRTSSFIFKGQNQDLKHIGEQLNVEHILEGSIRNSGEKLLINVQLIRAADVASIWSEHYDRDLDDIFEVQDEITLAIMNAIKVQLLGDEPISTFKRYTNNKAAYQLYLRGRFYHNKFAGPDAYQKAIGYFESAIELDPTYSIAYSGIASCYLNMWFYRHLPAAKALPLMKHAAEQALALDDGIAESYLAIARMQMLHEWDFKSASASFAKALELNWNAADLIGQYALYLALSDRYEEALEKTALALSLEPFSLINNFYAAYVYWIAGNFEKAVEQGQKLVALEPSFWGGHLIIGLNLITLRNYPEAQEALETALEINYNGITLSACGVLFGLSDETESARDILTQMTSLSKTQVVSNYDMGIVNASIGNVSEALVYFQAAIDNHEPPMLFFKFIVRDWLSASGQQAHYQLLIDQIIK; translated from the coding sequence ATGAAACCAACCATTGCCGTATTACCGTTTGCAAACCTGAGCTACGATCCCGAAGAGGAGTATTTCAGCGACGGGGTTACCGAAGAGATCATCAATGTATTAAGCCGCGTTCCAGGCTTACAGGTTGCGGGAAGGACTTCGTCTTTCATTTTTAAGGGTCAGAACCAGGATCTGAAACACATTGGCGAACAGCTCAACGTAGAGCACATTCTGGAAGGAAGCATCCGGAATTCGGGCGAAAAATTGCTGATCAATGTGCAGCTTATCCGTGCTGCGGACGTGGCCAGCATTTGGTCTGAGCATTATGACCGTGACTTGGACGACATTTTCGAGGTTCAGGACGAAATCACACTGGCCATCATGAATGCGATCAAAGTCCAGCTTCTGGGTGATGAACCCATCAGCACATTCAAACGATACACCAACAATAAAGCGGCTTACCAGCTCTATCTGCGCGGCCGTTTTTACCATAACAAATTTGCCGGGCCGGACGCATACCAGAAAGCCATCGGCTATTTTGAGTCAGCCATTGAACTGGACCCCACCTACTCGATCGCTTACTCCGGCATTGCGTCGTGTTATCTTAATATGTGGTTTTACCGGCATCTTCCCGCGGCTAAGGCGCTGCCGCTGATGAAGCATGCAGCCGAGCAGGCGCTTGCGCTCGACGACGGCATTGCGGAAAGTTATCTTGCCATAGCGAGGATGCAAATGCTGCATGAGTGGGATTTCAAAAGCGCATCCGCCTCTTTTGCCAAAGCATTGGAACTGAACTGGAACGCGGCCGACCTTATCGGGCAGTACGCGCTCTATCTCGCACTGAGCGATCGTTATGAGGAGGCGCTGGAAAAAACGGCGCTGGCATTATCCCTCGAACCCTTTTCACTGATCAATAATTTTTACGCAGCGTATGTTTATTGGATTGCAGGAAATTTCGAAAAAGCCGTTGAACAGGGACAGAAGCTGGTGGCTCTGGAACCTTCATTCTGGGGCGGCCACCTGATCATTGGCCTTAATCTGATCACGCTTAGAAACTATCCGGAAGCACAGGAAGCGCTGGAAACGGCTTTGGAAATCAATTATAATGGCATTACGCTCAGTGCATGCGGTGTGTTGTTCGGATTGTCTGATGAAACCGAAAGTGCCCGCGATATCCTCACCCAAATGACCTCGCTGAGCAAAACCCAGGTGGTTTCCAATTATGATATGGGCATTGTAAATGCTTCCATCGGCAATGTAAGCGAGGCCCTGGTTTATTTCCAGGCTGCTATTGACAATCATGAGCCGCCGATGCTGTTTTTCAAATTCATTGTCCGCGACTGGCTTTCCGCCTCCGGCCAGCAAGCACATTATCAGCTGCTTATTGATCAGATTATCAAGTAA
- a CDS encoding c-type cytochrome produces MKKLFKVIGIIILLFVVVAVAAASYVTLALPNVGDAPELTVERTPARVERGKYLANHVTVCMDCHSTRDWNLFAGPITGVDMGSGGEIFDQKLGFPGKFISKNITPYGIGSWTDGELFRAITTGVNKDGKALFPVMPYHAYGKMAPEDVHSIIAYLRTLSPVKKDIPASEPDFPVSILINTMPAKAAPGKRPSEDNILATGEYLVTSASCVDCHSKREKGNIVPGSEFGGGQEFKLPSGTVTSQNISPDVKTGIGSWSEEAFVKRFKIYKDSNYVTPKVGPKDMNTVMPWAMYSGIEEKDLRAMYAYLRTLEPKNNMVTKFVPN; encoded by the coding sequence ATGAAAAAACTTTTCAAAGTTATCGGAATCATCATTCTTCTTTTTGTTGTAGTGGCTGTTGCGGCTGCTTCCTATGTTACATTAGCACTTCCCAATGTCGGCGATGCGCCGGAACTTACAGTTGAAAGAACGCCCGCCAGAGTAGAACGCGGCAAGTATCTCGCCAATCATGTCACTGTCTGCATGGACTGCCACAGCACCCGCGACTGGAACCTGTTTGCTGGTCCGATTACAGGTGTGGATATGGGTAGCGGCGGCGAGATCTTCGACCAGAAACTGGGTTTCCCCGGCAAATTTATTTCCAAAAACATCACACCCTACGGCATAGGAAGCTGGACCGACGGCGAACTTTTCCGGGCAATTACAACAGGCGTTAATAAAGATGGGAAAGCATTGTTTCCGGTTATGCCTTATCACGCCTATGGCAAAATGGCCCCCGAAGATGTACATAGCATTATCGCATATTTGCGGACGTTGAGTCCCGTTAAAAAGGACATTCCGGCCTCCGAGCCCGACTTTCCGGTTTCAATTTTAATCAATACAATGCCAGCAAAGGCAGCGCCGGGCAAACGTCCTTCCGAAGATAATATTCTGGCAACAGGCGAATATCTGGTAACATCCGCATCCTGCGTGGATTGCCATAGCAAGCGGGAAAAAGGCAACATTGTGCCAGGCAGTGAATTTGGAGGAGGACAGGAATTTAAACTGCCATCCGGAACCGTCACTTCTCAAAATATCTCACCAGACGTTAAAACCGGGATCGGTTCGTGGAGTGAGGAAGCCTTTGTGAAGCGCTTCAAAATTTACAAGGACTCGAATTACGTAACCCCCAAAGTAGGCCCGAAAGATATGAACACCGTGATGCCCTGGGCAATGTATTCGGGCATTGAAGAAAAAGATTTGAGGGCGATGTATGCCTATCTGAGAACCCTCGAACCAAAAAATAACATGGTTACCAAGTTCGTTCCCAACTGA
- a CDS encoding DUF1501 domain-containing protein, whose translation MQNLKKELQHTALLHQTRRHFLQSVGFGLGALGLGTMLDSCGPSTAADNAGGEVAKSRIPQFAPKAKRVIYIHMAGAPSQLELFDYKPELLKYHGKDCPAEFLEGKKFAFIQGVPKMLGPQGHFAQFGQSGAWMSDYVPYLQTVADEITFLKAMHTDQFNHAPAQLLMHTGSPRLGRPSLGAWSVYGLGSENQNLPGFIVLASGGQQPDAGKSVFGSGFLPSVYQGVQCRTGGDPVLYVGDPSGMNRDMRKQTIEAINEINKQTYEDVKDPEILTRISQYEMAFRMQMSVPEVMDVSKEPQFILDMYGVKPGEGTFAMNCLLARKLVENDVRFVQLFDWGWDGHGTSKDHNVEGGLRQKCRESDQPVAALIKDLKMRGLLEETLVIWGAEFGRTPMQENRNGLVMPFMGRDHHLDAFTMWMAGGGVKQGFSHGETDELGYYGTKGRTHVHDLQATILHLMGFDHEKFTYPFQGRNFRLTDTEGKVVKEIIA comes from the coding sequence ATGCAAAACCTCAAAAAAGAGCTTCAACATACAGCATTGCTTCACCAAACCCGGCGGCACTTTTTGCAGTCGGTGGGTTTTGGGTTGGGTGCGCTGGGGCTCGGCACAATGCTGGATTCCTGCGGACCGTCAACGGCTGCCGACAATGCGGGCGGTGAAGTTGCTAAATCGCGTATTCCGCAGTTTGCGCCCAAAGCCAAGCGCGTCATTTACATTCACATGGCCGGCGCGCCGTCGCAGCTCGAACTGTTCGATTACAAGCCCGAATTGCTGAAATATCACGGCAAGGACTGCCCGGCGGAATTTTTAGAGGGCAAAAAATTCGCATTTATACAAGGCGTGCCCAAAATGCTGGGACCTCAGGGACATTTCGCACAATTCGGGCAATCCGGCGCATGGATGTCGGATTATGTGCCTTACCTGCAAACGGTTGCGGATGAGATCACATTTCTGAAAGCCATGCATACAGATCAGTTCAACCACGCGCCTGCACAGTTATTGATGCATACGGGAAGCCCGCGGCTGGGTAGGCCTAGTCTGGGCGCCTGGTCGGTTTATGGACTGGGTTCGGAAAATCAGAATCTACCGGGATTTATCGTGCTTGCTTCCGGCGGACAGCAGCCCGACGCCGGCAAAAGCGTTTTCGGCAGCGGATTTCTGCCTTCGGTTTACCAAGGCGTGCAGTGCAGAACGGGCGGCGATCCGGTTTTGTATGTGGGTGATCCTAGCGGCATGAACCGCGATATGCGCAAGCAGACCATCGAAGCCATTAATGAGATCAATAAACAGACTTATGAGGACGTAAAAGATCCAGAAATCCTGACGCGCATCAGTCAGTACGAAATGGCTTTCCGCATGCAAATGTCCGTTCCAGAGGTGATGGATGTTTCCAAGGAGCCACAATTTATCCTGGATATGTACGGCGTTAAGCCGGGGGAAGGCACATTTGCGATGAATTGCCTGCTGGCGCGCAAACTGGTTGAAAACGACGTGCGGTTTGTGCAGCTTTTTGACTGGGGCTGGGACGGCCACGGCACATCCAAAGACCATAATGTGGAAGGCGGGCTTCGTCAGAAATGCCGCGAATCTGATCAGCCCGTTGCAGCATTGATCAAGGACTTGAAAATGCGCGGGTTACTGGAAGAAACGCTCGTTATCTGGGGTGCAGAATTTGGAAGGACGCCCATGCAGGAGAACCGTAACGGATTGGTGATGCCATTTATGGGCCGCGACCACCATCTGGATGCATTCACAATGTGGATGGCCGGAGGCGGAGTTAAACAAGGATTTTCACACGGGGAAACCGACGAGCTTGGATACTATGGCACCAAAGGCAGAACACATGTTCATGATTTACAAGCAACTATTTTGCATTTAATGGGTTTCGACCATGAAAAATTCACTTATCCTTTCCAGGGGCGCAATTTCCGGCTTACCGACACAGAAGGAAAGGTTGTAAAAGAAATTATTGCCTAG
- a CDS encoding c-type cytochrome domain-containing protein translates to MYSILLQDSSWATFIGRFHPAIVHFPIGFLLIAALLELGRRWGKIAVSENVVVFILLWSAISATFACGAGYLLSLSGGYDVNLLDNHMWKGIGVAVFAWAAWLVKSDKLQKALPAGKLIYLPAILVATALTLSAGHDGGSLTHGEGYLTQYTPEPFRSLAGLPPLKAEPTEIKPIADVQQAVVYTDIVQPILQTKCTQCHSSSKSKGDLRMDQLALLAKGGENGPAFIAGKSAESDMIKRCLLPENDDEHMPPKGKPQLTTDQIALLSWWIDQGAPADKKVSQLTVPEAIKPALASLTKGAPAGSDKISEPGVLSLKVPKADDRVIEDLRKTGLIVNTLSQDQNLLEISAVNLPGFNDKQMELLKPVAQQVTWLKLGGTSITDAAFEQIAKFPNLSKLHVEHTATSDKGIAMLKPLPYLGYINVVDTKVGDAGLKAVAGMKALRSIYVWQSAVTDSAVSQVGKQFPDLLVMNGFNEATAAEFVKAGDKSDPEEVKNK, encoded by the coding sequence ATGTATTCTATTCTATTGCAGGACTCATCCTGGGCAACATTCATTGGCAGGTTTCACCCGGCTATCGTGCATTTCCCTATTGGCTTTTTGTTGATAGCAGCCTTGCTCGAACTGGGAAGGCGCTGGGGGAAAATTGCTGTCAGCGAAAACGTCGTTGTTTTTATTCTGCTATGGTCTGCCATCAGCGCAACATTTGCCTGCGGGGCGGGTTACCTGCTCTCATTAAGCGGTGGATATGATGTTAACCTGCTTGATAATCACATGTGGAAGGGAATTGGCGTAGCCGTTTTCGCCTGGGCAGCCTGGCTTGTCAAATCTGATAAACTGCAAAAGGCCTTGCCGGCAGGCAAGCTGATTTACCTTCCCGCCATCCTGGTCGCCACCGCGCTTACATTGAGCGCCGGCCACGACGGCGGCTCGCTTACGCATGGCGAGGGTTACCTAACCCAGTACACACCCGAACCTTTCCGCAGCCTGGCCGGCCTCCCGCCTTTAAAAGCAGAACCAACTGAAATTAAGCCCATTGCAGATGTGCAGCAGGCCGTAGTTTATACCGACATTGTGCAGCCTATCCTGCAAACCAAATGCACCCAATGCCACAGCTCCAGTAAAAGCAAAGGCGACCTGCGCATGGACCAACTGGCGTTATTGGCAAAAGGCGGCGAAAATGGCCCCGCATTCATTGCTGGAAAAAGTGCGGAAAGCGATATGATCAAAAGATGCCTTTTGCCCGAAAATGATGACGAGCATATGCCGCCAAAAGGCAAGCCGCAATTGACAACGGACCAGATCGCGCTGCTTTCGTGGTGGATCGATCAGGGCGCTCCGGCTGATAAAAAAGTTTCCCAACTGACGGTTCCGGAAGCCATTAAACCTGCATTGGCTTCGCTGACAAAGGGCGCTCCGGCTGGCTCCGACAAGATCTCCGAACCCGGCGTGCTTAGCCTGAAAGTGCCAAAGGCGGATGATCGGGTTATTGAGGATTTAAGAAAAACAGGGCTCATTGTCAACACATTATCTCAGGATCAAAACCTGCTTGAAATCAGTGCAGTGAATCTGCCCGGTTTCAATGATAAGCAAATGGAGCTCTTGAAACCCGTTGCCCAGCAAGTTACCTGGCTCAAACTGGGCGGGACGTCTATAACCGACGCTGCATTTGAGCAAATTGCAAAGTTCCCCAACCTCAGCAAGCTGCATGTAGAACACACCGCCACTTCAGATAAGGGCATCGCAATGCTGAAACCCCTTCCCTATCTGGGCTATATCAATGTTGTCGACACCAAAGTGGGAGATGCCGGATTGAAAGCAGTTGCGGGCATGAAAGCACTTCGCTCGATTTATGTGTGGCAATCGGCCGTAACAGATAGCGCCGTGAGTCAGGTCGGAAAGCAATTTCCCGATCTTTTGGTCATGAACGGTTTCAATGAGGCCACCGCAGCGGAATTTGTCAAGGCGGGCGATAAAAGCGATCCCGAAGAAGTCAAAAACAAATAA
- a CDS encoding DUF1553 domain-containing protein: MLSNRIFIGAGILIIAVSSFFWLSGSLAPSSVDYNTEVKPILNKHCMGCHGGVKKAGDVSFLFEHEMLEPGKSGKIPVVRGDADASEMIRRILSDDPDEKMPKNGTPLKEEEIDILKKWINQGAKWETHWSYKKIEKPDVPSLNGFSNLFGLFDNEEKKWATNEIDHFVLEKLKDKGLHVSAEADRATLIRRVSLDLTGLPPTEKQVADFINDKSENAYGKVVDRLLKSPAYGERWTSMWMDLARYADTKGYESDGGRTMWRYRDYVVKSFNEDKPFDQFTIEQLAGDLLQKDKDGFPLEENMIATGYHRNTMTNNEGGTDDEEFRTAAQIDRVNTTWEVWQGTTFACIQCHSHPYDPIPHEDYYKYMAFFNNTRDEDVWDEWPKMRFYKGEDSVRVERVKSWIRQNKPEQLPQVTQFMKVMEPKINAHNFVKGNQSTVLLISYYGVKNNGNARIAQVDLSEADNVVMNVSTKAQNAVLSLHLDKLDGPVISQIRVPARDSVIIAPLTKMPGKHDIFLSLKSPKNPEEWVRITWMSFQKALPGQDKPEYNNIVADYATVLTRQTESMPVIWEGKGDFARKTNVFVRGNWMVKGAEVKPDVPKLLAPMPKDAPRDRVGLAKWIVSRDNALTSRVIVNRFWEQLFGKGIVETVEDFGSQGAEPTHPELLDWLAVKFMEEDKWSIKKMLKTIVMSSTYRQSSKTDENKLEKDPYNIWISRGPRVRLSAEQVRDQALACSGLISDKMYGPGVMPPQPDKIWQSPYSGEKWVLSEGEDRYRRGVYTYWKRTAPYPSMVTFDAPSREFCQSRRILTNTPLQALVTLNDPVYLEAAEKLATRMQQRGKTPEQQLKEGYRMLTFQNIEQKNLNVLVKVYKQALDAYKKKPVEADSILAYGKERTPELAALTISANVMLNLDNVITKE, from the coding sequence ATGCTGAGTAACAGAATATTTATCGGCGCTGGGATTCTCATCATTGCCGTATCTTCCTTTTTCTGGCTTTCAGGCTCGCTAGCCCCTTCCTCGGTGGATTACAACACCGAGGTGAAGCCTATTCTGAATAAACATTGCATGGGCTGCCACGGGGGCGTAAAAAAAGCAGGCGATGTAAGCTTCCTGTTTGAACACGAAATGCTCGAACCGGGCAAATCGGGCAAGATCCCCGTGGTGCGCGGCGACGCGGACGCCAGCGAAATGATACGCCGCATATTAAGCGATGATCCCGATGAAAAAATGCCCAAAAACGGCACGCCATTAAAGGAAGAAGAAATTGATATTCTGAAAAAATGGATCAACCAGGGAGCCAAGTGGGAAACGCATTGGTCTTATAAAAAAATTGAAAAACCCGATGTGCCTTCGCTGAATGGTTTTAGTAACCTGTTTGGCTTGTTTGATAATGAAGAGAAAAAGTGGGCTACGAACGAAATTGACCATTTTGTTCTGGAAAAATTAAAGGATAAGGGACTCCATGTGTCTGCCGAAGCGGACCGGGCAACATTGATCCGCCGTGTCAGTCTGGACTTGACAGGGCTGCCGCCTACTGAGAAGCAAGTCGCTGATTTTATCAATGATAAATCTGAAAACGCCTACGGAAAAGTGGTCGATCGACTGCTCAAATCACCCGCATACGGAGAGCGATGGACGTCTATGTGGATGGATCTGGCACGTTATGCGGATACAAAAGGCTATGAAAGTGATGGCGGCAGGACCATGTGGCGTTACCGCGATTATGTGGTCAAATCTTTCAATGAGGACAAGCCATTTGACCAGTTTACCATTGAGCAGCTGGCGGGTGATCTGTTACAAAAAGACAAAGACGGCTTTCCGCTGGAAGAGAACATGATCGCCACGGGCTATCACCGCAACACTATGACCAACAACGAAGGCGGGACCGACGATGAAGAGTTCCGGACCGCCGCCCAGATCGACCGCGTGAACACAACCTGGGAGGTTTGGCAGGGAACCACATTTGCTTGTATACAATGTCACAGCCACCCTTATGACCCCATTCCGCACGAGGATTATTACAAATACATGGCGTTTTTCAATAATACCCGCGACGAAGATGTTTGGGACGAATGGCCTAAGATGCGTTTTTATAAGGGCGAAGATTCTGTCCGCGTGGAGCGTGTCAAAAGCTGGATCAGGCAAAATAAACCGGAGCAGCTGCCTCAGGTTACGCAGTTTATGAAAGTGATGGAGCCTAAAATCAATGCACATAATTTTGTCAAAGGCAACCAGTCCACGGTCCTGCTGATTTCTTATTATGGTGTAAAAAACAATGGGAATGCAAGGATTGCGCAGGTGGATCTTTCCGAGGCCGACAATGTGGTTATGAACGTGTCAACCAAAGCCCAGAACGCTGTTCTTTCCCTGCATCTGGACAAGCTGGATGGACCCGTAATCTCCCAGATCAGGGTGCCCGCCAGGGACTCGGTAATCATTGCACCACTGACAAAAATGCCTGGAAAACACGACATTTTCCTATCCTTAAAAAGTCCTAAAAATCCAGAAGAATGGGTGCGCATCACCTGGATGTCGTTCCAGAAAGCATTACCCGGCCAGGACAAACCCGAATACAACAACATTGTGGCCGACTATGCCACCGTGTTGACGCGCCAAACCGAGAGTATGCCTGTAATCTGGGAAGGAAAGGGTGATTTTGCACGAAAAACAAATGTCTTTGTAAGGGGGAACTGGATGGTAAAAGGTGCAGAAGTAAAACCCGACGTACCCAAACTCCTGGCTCCTATGCCCAAAGATGCGCCAAGAGACCGCGTAGGCCTGGCCAAATGGATCGTAAGCCGCGATAATGCATTGACCTCCCGCGTGATCGTAAACCGGTTCTGGGAGCAGTTGTTTGGAAAAGGAATTGTGGAAACAGTGGAAGACTTCGGTTCCCAGGGAGCCGAGCCCACACATCCCGAGCTGCTGGACTGGCTGGCTGTCAAGTTTATGGAGGAAGACAAATGGAGCATTAAAAAGATGCTGAAAACGATCGTAATGTCATCCACTTACCGCCAGAGCTCCAAAACGGACGAGAACAAACTCGAAAAAGACCCGTACAACATCTGGATATCGCGTGGCCCGCGCGTGAGGCTTAGCGCCGAGCAGGTTCGCGACCAGGCGCTGGCATGCAGCGGTTTGATCTCGGATAAAATGTATGGGCCGGGTGTCATGCCTCCTCAGCCGGATAAGATCTGGCAATCGCCTTACAGCGGTGAAAAGTGGGTTTTAAGTGAAGGAGAAGACCGTTACCGCCGGGGAGTTTACACTTACTGGAAGCGGACGGCCCCCTACCCTTCGATGGTCACATTCGATGCGCCGAGCCGGGAATTTTGTCAGTCGCGGAGGATTTTGACCAATACACCTTTGCAGGCACTGGTTACATTGAATGACCCGGTTTATCTGGAAGCAGCCGAAAAGCTGGCAACCCGGATGCAGCAGCGTGGAAAAACGCCTGAACAGCAATTAAAAGAAGGTTACCGCATGCTCACATTCCAGAACATTGAACAAAAAAACCTGAATGTGCTCGTAAAAGTGTACAAACAGGCCCTGGATGCCTACAAGAAAAAACCAGTAGAAGCAGACAGCATCCTGGCCTACGGAAAAGAGCGCACCCCCGAATTGGCCGCGCTCACCATCTCAGCCAATGTGATGCTGAATCTTGATAATGTCATTACAAAGGAATAG